Within Tribolium castaneum strain GA2 chromosome 10, icTriCast1.1, whole genome shotgun sequence, the genomic segment GTCGTGGTTTTGGCCATGAAAAAGACGAGACACTTGAGGAATGTTCGACCGACACTACCGAACATCCACTTGCCAACAGTTTAGGCCCTCCCGAccacaaaaactaataatactaCCTTCGTTCGTGGCGCATTTTATTAAAGAGAGTCATACAATGTAATTTATGGCGGTGAAAACATATAACTTACAGACCATTGAAGCGAAAGTAAGCGTTTTCAGAAATTAGCTGAAACATATGTGACGGCATTGCTATGATCTTATTTATAGAGCTGGAACTGTCAAGAGAGGAGTGCAGCAAAGCTAATAGCTAATGCATAAAGCACCTAATTATAACACTAACATAACATTTCTCCTCAAAGATTCGAACGCCTACAATGCCGGATTTTGGTAATGAGGACTGAAAGTTTCATTTGAGAAGTTTTCGTCACATGGCAGCTCGTAAAAAGTAGGTAAAATAGTGAGGAGAAATTAGTAAGCTGGAAGCGTTTTTATTATCGTTTGTTCGTAAGCTTAGAGTGTAATTGTGCTCGCTAGCGCTTTGTACTAACCGTTTCTGTTTAGATTATGGTAATGAGCTCCTTTTCCACGCAAACACTCGTTATTGACGCCTAATTAATGCTATTACCGAGTCGGATCCAAAAATACGGGCGTATTCGTAAAAAGTCCAGTTTGGCAGCGCATTAAAAAGGGTTAAGTCGGTGTGAAACGGGCTATTATTAGTTCGCTCGGAGGAGGGTGGCTGGGGAGAATTTGCATGAATGGGCCGTGAGCGGTATATAAACATAATTCAATTTAGTCGAGATGAAAGATCCAAGGTAGATGacgattatttaaatttaaaaacaacacaaaaagcaaaaacgcGCTTCTCAGTTAATATTTGAGTCGTGTAAGTTTGTAGGCAATTAGTAGGAACACGAGTCTCCACTGGAGGGACTAAATGAGGCTGGTAGGAGACAGCTGCCGCAGTAACTCATCATAACTCCTCTCGTCCCCCGGCCGCCCCCACAACGCTCTAAACGCCTATCGTCGTATTTACACTGATTGTGAGATTCGAGCTATTAAGTAAAAAGCTCCATCATTAATAAACGTGCCATTCTGCGTACAGATGTTTTATTTGGTTCTTAATATAAACATTAGTAATTGCTCTCAACCGAGCGATTTTCCCGTCTCGGAATTTTTTCTCTCGTTATCTCGATCTCGATTCTTTTCCAATACGTATCGACGGTTCTTTGTCTCGTCTCCTTAGATGATTATCTTCTGGAGAGAAGTTGCCATCAAGATAACTTCCAGCAGGAATGATATATAGGGAAAAACTTTCGCCAGACATGCACCGAAATGTCGCATTAACCGCCAGAATTATTACGAATTAGTCACAGGGAAAAATACCACTTTGTCAACTTGTTTTCCTTTGAATTCAAACGAATCAAGCTATAAATCTCGATGGCTCCGcaaatgaatgaaaattcCGAAACGTCTCCTCAAGACCGGTCATTTTTCACCAGAACGTCGTAATATAAAACTTAACTAGCGCACAACAAAGGGGAATAAAAGTCGTACCTGAGTTTCTGTAACATTAAGTAGCTTCGCCATTTCGGATCGCTCGCTACTACTCAGATACTTCTTCATTTCGAACTGCTTTTCCAACTCGAAAATCTGTCTTCCTGTGAACGTGGTCCGAGCTTTTTTCTTCTTACTTTTAGCATCGCCGTCTTCCGCTACGGATTCAGTCGGATGGGGCGGGTGCAAGGGGGCCGGTGATAACTTCAAATCCAACGGTTCACGAGTCTTTTTTCTCTTTCGCGTCGGCTCTGAAACCAGACCCccgtaaaaaaattgacaaatttttgAGCTAGCGACTAGTTTAACCGCACATCGCGCAATAACAGGAATTAACGTCCACTGATAAGCTAACAATGCGGTCGGGACACCAAATGCAGTCTTTTAATTGCGACAAGAATAAACAGGTTGCGATTCCTTTCAACTTCCATTTTGTGTTAATCGATCTGGAAATTAACCAATTATGGGCATTATGGCGGCTGACGAATTTAATTGCCCAATCGATAGAATACTAGACCCATATGACATCAATCAATTCCTACAAGCGATTCAAGAATAATCAGaaccagttttttggtttatttggcTGTCCCGGCACGTGCAACACCCTTTATCGATGTCGGCATTTCTCCGAATTCCGGGGCGTACCAATTTCGAAATTTACGCCAATCTAAAAGtttaattgagaaaaaatcgtcggaaaaaataaaagttgttaaTGTAGTTATGACGAAATTAATGTTGGTAATCAATGGTAATTGAAACTTGGGAATCGCTTTAGCTACACGCACTGAGTTCAGAAAACATAGTTATTgattaagtttattagttaattaatttaaaacgtttaGTCGCATGTTTGTAGCGACTGGCGGCCagaatgagtaattaatttttcgaaaaaaacctGAACTGTTTGTGAATGATTAGGGAGTTAATTGTGGTAATAAAATTAGTGTTGAGTATTTGTTTTGATGCGATAAAAACGATGGGACGGGGAAAACAGGACGTGGTTGAATTTTTGCGGCAGGAAATATTTTATCCCGAAGAAAATCAAAGCGTTTCATCCGATGacaaagtgaaattaaaattttgtgaaaagaGCTCTCAGGGTGGATAAATCCTAAACAAATATGATTGTTTCATTCGTGAACCTTTTATCAGACAGCGGCGTTTAATGGTTGAAGTAATTTTcgcttttacaattttaaataaattcggtTTGATTGACGTCGTCATACagcaaacaaaaacatttattcaCATCCATTATGGaaacaaaatgaattttttgttcggGTATAAAGCACATGTTTATAACAAAATCTGGTgactacttttttaaataaatctcttTGACGTGATTTTAATTACTGAAAAATTGAACAATTTCTaaacgaaattattttcagcCAGGCTTTAACTGGAATGAAGTGATTATGTTCATGATACAAATTTAACAGCTTTGCGGTTCTTCTTAAAGAGTCGACGACAAATTTATAGCCGTGCTATATATACAAATTTTCTCTTAAGAGCCGGCATTTTACTCAATGATACTTTCTTCCCTACAGATCCAATATAAACACCCAAACACTATAAAAGTGCTTCCTGATTTCAGTCAATAAACAAGACAATCGAATCTACTACACTCCTGTTTCTAATTTGATTATCCCTGCAATAACAGAGGAACAAGTGTTTTGCGTCGGttctttgaaaataaattatttccccGTGCTAAATTAAACCGACAGGAGAGTATTCCTGGTCCTGCTCGCGCCAAAAGTGAAGCGCTTTTAACCCGCTGCTGATATCtgttaataattaatacgTCTTCGCTTAACGAAATAACTGAAAAATCGAGTCGGAGATTTAACAGCCCCAAATTGAAATGATAAATctcgtaaatattttaatggaCACAATCCCCGGAAGTCAAATATTTAACGGCGAAAAGGGACACGCTGATATATTCCtgcttcaacaaaaatttaaataattttcataacGAAACTGCGAATCCTTGTTTTTGGATTTAATGGAGCCGGATCTCCAACGTTTAGCCACATTATTTTCAACTTATTAACATATTTAGGTTCGACGAAACGTACAAAAACAACCCACGGCGTTCACcctctaaaaataaaaccgctTAACCGTCTTCAAATACGCCAAGTGAcaaatttcttaaattttaaagaccATGTAAGTAATGTCTTGTCACTCACATTCCGCGCGACTACACGGGagctattattaaattatcaagCGGCTCGAACAAATTGTACTATTAACTAATCGCCGATTGGAGAAGCTCTGATTTGATAATTGAGGGTTCGCGTATCTAGAGCAGGTGGGACGAATTTGATAATTATTGATTAAACCAGCAAACCGTTTATCCAGGACGGTTAATCGTTAATTGCCTTAAAAGTTGTCGTGATTTATAGCCACGATGAATCGCATAACAATTATGGAGCAACGTTACAACCAATAAACCTTGAAGAGTACTTAAATTTATTGTCTAATTTTGCAATGAAACTCGAAATGTGTTTGTCGAGTCAAATTTCGGACAATGCGTCGTGTCGCGTGTCGAGCGCCCCGACATACCTTTAACAGTCTTAGTTCGCACTTTAAGGTCACTACGAATTGACAAGTTTAAAGGTTCATTAACTTCACAGCCCGTGCCGGCGGGTTGCAGCTTGGGGAAGTCCTCCTGGTTGTCGGCAATGGAGACGATCATCCTCTTGGCCTCCGGCTTCTCGTTCTGGATGCCGAGGATGTTCTCGATGAGGTGCGGCGTGGGCTTGTTGGTGAGCTTCTTGTAGACGTGCTCGTGCCAGGACAGCGTCCTGTTCCCACCGCAAAACGCCTTGATCACGCCACTGTCAGCGGTCTTCTCGTCGGCGTCGGTCTTTTCCTCCTTGACGTCAGATGACATCGCTGATAAGCAGCATCAAGTCCCAGCACGCGCCACTTGCTCTTCTGTTGACAGGATCAACCGCGTGTTCGACGCCGCGCGCGCACTACTTCAACGCCAATGCGACCGAGACTCCGTCTTCCGTCTGACTGAAACTGAAACTCACCGACACGCAGCCCCCCAAAgctgccgccgccgccgcgtGCTACGAAAGCTCAGCGCTACTGATCGCCGGGGTGCGCCACTGAACGGCGCATCTAACAGCCACTGGAGCTTTATGAGCAAACAATGATCACTAGCATGACCTAATCAACTTAAACTTCGCTAATTGCCGCATACCTACACTGCATACACCCCCACCACCAGCCGCGAGCTTTCGCACAACGCGACTCGCACTGTGGCAAACTCAGAAGCAGGGAAAGATACGACCATGTAAAAATTCAGAAAGCAGAAATACTTAAAATCAACACATTCCATAAACAGAAATATTCTGATC encodes:
- the LOC103313032 gene encoding homeobox protein ceh-31 translates to MSSDVKEEKTDADEKTADSGVIKAFCGGNRTLSWHEHVYKKLTNKPTPHLIENILGIQNEKPEAKRMIVSIADNQEDFPKLQPAGTGCEVNEPLNLSIRSDLKVRTKTVKEPTRKRKKTREPLDLKLSPAPLHPPHPTESVAEDGDAKSKKKKARTTFTGRQIFELEKQFEMKKYLSSSERSEMAKLLNVTETQVKIWFQNRRTKWKKIDNISNAEAAEHKNHTIPKDGSKSSDDVKLRTYSKHASQSSNSSIESDSKSSVASAEPPLQAKSFKDILQNSRTNPLSPDPHFQAQMDSTKDVLLNLSFNIKDKS